Proteins encoded within one genomic window of Tabrizicola piscis:
- a CDS encoding MFS transporter, giving the protein MLKVLSHSWPLLMGVMLLMVGNGIQGTLLGIRGNLEGFTTYQLSYVMAAYFLGFLFGSWIAPKMIRRVGHVRVFAALGSLISAIIVIYPVFPDWMAWTALRVLAGFCFSGIYITAESWINNTASNDTRGQALSAYMIVQMLGIIASQALINVPDPSGFALFIIPSVLVSLAFMPILLAPVPAPAFDSTRRLPFTELFRISPLGCVGMLLTGGVFSAMFGMASVWGAQVGLSVRDISIFVGAMYVGGLVLQYPIGLASDRMDRRMLITVLSAVAAAVMLMAAFVDLPFAALIGVAVLLGGITNPVYALLIAYTNDFLPREEMAAASAGLIFLNGFGAIFGPLVTGWMMETVGPSGFFLFIGVLFVLLSAYAMWRMTRRAAPSVTGAFRGVTPTASPLAVGAVLDEASVEVQAARP; this is encoded by the coding sequence ATGCTGAAAGTTCTGTCCCATTCCTGGCCGCTTCTGATGGGCGTCATGCTGCTGATGGTCGGCAACGGCATTCAGGGCACGCTGCTGGGCATCCGCGGCAATCTGGAAGGGTTCACGACCTATCAGCTGTCCTATGTCATGGCGGCCTATTTCCTTGGGTTCCTCTTCGGGTCCTGGATCGCGCCAAAGATGATCCGCCGAGTCGGGCATGTGCGGGTGTTCGCAGCACTTGGGTCGCTGATCTCGGCGATCATCGTGATCTACCCGGTGTTCCCCGACTGGATGGCCTGGACAGCGCTGCGGGTGCTGGCGGGGTTCTGCTTTTCCGGCATCTACATCACGGCGGAAAGCTGGATCAACAACACCGCCAGCAATGACACCCGGGGTCAGGCGCTTTCCGCCTACATGATCGTGCAGATGCTGGGGATCATCGCAAGCCAGGCACTGATCAACGTGCCGGACCCGTCGGGCTTTGCGCTGTTCATCATCCCATCGGTGCTGGTGTCGCTGGCCTTCATGCCGATCCTGCTGGCGCCGGTTCCCGCCCCAGCCTTCGACAGCACGCGCCGGCTGCCCTTTACCGAGTTGTTCCGCATCTCGCCGCTTGGCTGTGTGGGGATGCTGCTGACCGGGGGCGTGTTCTCGGCGATGTTCGGCATGGCCTCGGTCTGGGGGGCGCAGGTCGGGCTTTCGGTGCGCGACATCTCGATCTTCGTGGGCGCGATGTATGTGGGAGGGCTGGTCCTGCAATACCCGATCGGGCTGGCGTCTGACCGGATGGACCGCCGGATGCTGATCACCGTTCTGTCGGCGGTGGCGGCGGCGGTGATGCTGATGGCGGCCTTTGTGGACTTGCCCTTTGCCGCGCTGATCGGGGTGGCCGTCCTGTTGGGTGGGATCACCAACCCGGTCTATGCGCTGCTGATCGCCTATACGAACGACTTCCTCCCGCGCGAGGAGATGGCCGCCGCATCGGCGGGGCTGATCTTCCTGAACGGGTTCGGCGCGATCTTTGGCCCCCTTGTCACCGGCTGGATGATGGAAACGGTTGGCCCCTCAGGCTTCTTCCTGTTCATCGGCGTGCTGTTCGTGCTGCTGTCGGCCTATGCCATGTGGCGGATGACCCGCCGCGCCGCACCCAGCGTCACGGGGGCCTTCCGCGGGGTCACCCCCACGGCCTCGCCACTGGCCGTTGGGGCCGTGCTCGACGAGGCTTCGGTCGAGGTTCAGGCCGCCCGTCCCTGA
- a CDS encoding DUF924 family protein gives MADPMEVLEFWLHEIGPKGWYAGGDAIDTVCRDRFGDLWQAAHDGGLEHWVDGTVGTLAYLIVTDQFPRNIHRDSPLAFATDARARDAARKAVAMGWDMKAPEPERQFFYMPFEHSEDPKDQELSVAYLTERLSSEPDKALHARAHQEVIRRYGRFPTRNAALGRVSSPEEQAYLDTGGYGALVERLKT, from the coding sequence ATGGCAGACCCGATGGAGGTTCTGGAGTTCTGGCTGCACGAGATCGGCCCCAAGGGCTGGTACGCCGGGGGGGACGCGATCGACACGGTCTGCCGTGACCGGTTCGGCGATCTGTGGCAGGCGGCCCATGACGGCGGGCTGGAGCATTGGGTTGATGGCACGGTCGGAACGCTGGCCTATCTGATCGTCACCGACCAGTTCCCCCGCAACATCCACCGTGACAGCCCGCTGGCCTTTGCCACCGACGCCCGGGCCCGCGATGCGGCTCGCAAGGCCGTGGCGATGGGCTGGGACATGAAGGCCCCGGAGCCCGAGCGGCAGTTCTTCTACATGCCTTTCGAACATTCCGAAGACCCGAAGGATCAGGAACTCTCGGTCGCCTATCTGACGGAACGCCTGTCGTCCGAGCCGGACAAGGCCTTGCACGCGCGCGCCCATCAAGAGGTGATCCGCCGCTATGGCCGCTTTCCAACCCGGAATGCCGCACTCGGCCGCGTCTCATCGCCCGAGGAGCAGGCCTATCTGGATACGGGCGGCTATGGCGCGCTGGTGGAACGCTTGAAGACCTGA
- the lpdA gene encoding dihydrolipoyl dehydrogenase yields MAGQSFDVVVIGAGPGGYVAAIRASQLGLKVAIIERENLGGICLNWGCIPTKAMLRSAEVFHLMHRAKEFGLGATGISYDLPAVVARSRGVAKQLSGGIGHLMKKNKVTVFMGSATIPAKGTVSVKTDKGTETLTAKSIVLATGARARELPGLEADGDLVWSYRHALVASRMPKKLLVIGSGAIGIEFASFFNTLGADTTVVEVMDRILPVEDAEISAFAKKSFVKQGMKIMEKATVKKLDRKPGQGVTAHIETGGKTETMEFDTVISAVGIVGNVEDLGLEALGVKIDRTHVVTDEYCRTGVDGLYAIGDIAGAPWLAHKASHEGVMVAELIAGKHPHPIKPNSIAGCTYCQPQIASVGLTEEKAKAAGYTLKVGRFPFIGNGKAIALGEAEGMIKTIFDAKTGEMLGAHMVGAEVTELIQGYVVARGLETTEEDLMNTVFPHPTLSEMMHEAVLDAYGRALHI; encoded by the coding sequence ATGGCAGGCCAGAGTTTCGACGTAGTTGTGATAGGTGCCGGACCGGGGGGCTATGTCGCGGCCATTCGTGCCAGCCAGCTGGGCCTGAAGGTCGCCATCATCGAGCGTGAGAATCTGGGCGGCATCTGCCTGAACTGGGGCTGCATCCCGACCAAGGCGATGCTCCGCAGTGCCGAAGTGTTCCACCTGATGCACCGCGCCAAGGAATTTGGCCTTGGCGCCACGGGGATCAGCTATGACCTGCCCGCCGTCGTCGCCCGCAGCCGTGGAGTGGCAAAGCAGCTGTCGGGCGGCATCGGCCATCTGATGAAGAAGAACAAGGTGACCGTGTTCATGGGCTCGGCGACCATCCCGGCAAAGGGGACCGTCAGCGTCAAGACTGACAAGGGCACGGAAACCCTGACGGCCAAGTCCATCGTCCTTGCCACCGGCGCGCGGGCCCGCGAACTGCCGGGGCTGGAGGCGGATGGCGATCTGGTCTGGTCCTACCGCCACGCCCTTGTGGCCAGCCGGATGCCGAAGAAATTGCTGGTCATCGGTTCCGGCGCGATTGGCATCGAATTTGCGTCCTTCTTCAACACCTTGGGTGCAGATACCACGGTGGTTGAGGTGATGGACCGCATCCTTCCCGTCGAAGATGCCGAAATCTCGGCCTTTGCGAAAAAGTCTTTCGTGAAGCAGGGCATGAAGATCATGGAAAAGGCCACGGTCAAGAAACTTGACCGCAAGCCGGGGCAGGGCGTCACCGCCCATATCGAGACTGGCGGCAAGACCGAGACGATGGAGTTTGATACCGTGATCTCGGCTGTCGGGATCGTCGGCAATGTCGAAGATCTTGGGCTTGAGGCCTTGGGCGTCAAGATCGACCGCACCCATGTGGTCACCGATGAATACTGCCGCACCGGGGTAGACGGGCTTTACGCCATCGGTGACATCGCGGGCGCGCCGTGGCTTGCGCACAAGGCCAGCCATGAAGGCGTGATGGTGGCCGAACTGATCGCGGGCAAGCACCCGCACCCGATCAAGCCGAATTCCATCGCCGGCTGCACCTATTGCCAGCCGCAGATCGCCTCCGTCGGCCTGACGGAGGAAAAGGCCAAGGCGGCGGGCTATACGCTGAAGGTCGGTCGCTTCCCCTTCATCGGCAACGGCAAGGCAATTGCTCTGGGCGAGGCGGAGGGGATGATCAAGACCATCTTCGACGCCAAGACGGGTGAGATGCTGGGTGCCCATATGGTCGGCGCGGAAGTCACCGAACTGATCCAGGGCTATGTCGTCGCCCGCGGGCTGGAGACGACCGAGGAAGACCTGATGAACACAGTCTTCCCGCACCCCACCCTGTCCGAGATGATGCACGAAGCCGTGCTGGATGCCTACGGCCGCGCGCTGCATATCTGA
- a CDS encoding methyltransferase domain-containing protein, whose amino-acid sequence MRYLNRVVMQQTSRDWIRALGPEKLDAAEISGEWGKGYGFRSYKTYRYPEFDPCAAPFRDDEGRVIKVDLILANQVWEHVDRPHAATRNVWKMLRKGGWFWLAVPFFIPYHAVPVDCSRWTARGLCNLLVEGGFDEASIRAAQWGNRAAALRNLETPWPPELRPDDDLTDDPEFPIVAWAMGQKV is encoded by the coding sequence ATGCGCTATCTGAACCGGGTGGTGATGCAGCAGACCAGCCGCGACTGGATCCGCGCGCTGGGGCCGGAAAAGCTGGATGCGGCCGAGATTTCGGGGGAATGGGGCAAGGGCTATGGCTTTCGGTCCTACAAGACCTACCGCTACCCCGAGTTCGACCCCTGCGCCGCACCGTTCCGCGATGATGAGGGTCGGGTCATCAAGGTTGATCTGATTCTGGCCAATCAGGTCTGGGAACATGTCGACCGCCCCCATGCCGCGACGCGCAATGTCTGGAAGATGCTGCGCAAGGGTGGGTGGTTCTGGCTGGCCGTGCCGTTCTTCATCCCCTACCACGCGGTGCCGGTTGATTGCAGCCGCTGGACGGCACGCGGCCTGTGTAATCTGTTGGTTGAGGGTGGCTTTGACGAAGCCTCGATCCGCGCGGCGCAATGGGGCAACCGCGCTGCCGCCCTGCGCAACCTTGAAACCCCCTGGCCCCCGGAACTGCGGCCTGACGACGATCTGACCGATGATCCCGAGTTTCCCATCGTTGCCTGGGCGATGGGCCAGAAGGTCTAG
- a CDS encoding MFS transporter, with the protein MRPFPPMILVLLLWCAGLGAAAQFGKISILYETLRATYGANGEVALGLVVSIVGMVGLIFGTTAGLLVARIGPRRAIVAALAAGAAMSAIQVLMPVYPLMLFSRIVEGASHLAIVVVGPTMIATLAPEKSRPLAMTLWSSFFGVTYAALALIGPYATPTGLFLGHAAYMAVLAVVLALTLPPDPKGAPAPMRNLLAQHATIYASPRLAAPAMGFCCYTFLYVAILTLLPPETPLTHRALIAAGMPLASILVSLTLGVWLLRRMSAVRLVQAGYLVAIPGFVILWAFWGNGAGMILGGFWLSAALGIVQGASFASIPELNTSADDRARAAGAVAQLGNLGTTTGTPVLAALLAATGPSGLTLAATLLCALGILLHAVQARRRGAFTI; encoded by the coding sequence ATGCGCCCATTCCCCCCGATGATCCTTGTCCTGCTTCTCTGGTGCGCCGGCCTTGGGGCTGCGGCACAGTTCGGCAAGATCTCGATCCTCTACGAAACCCTGCGCGCCACCTATGGCGCGAATGGCGAGGTGGCGCTTGGCCTTGTCGTGTCCATCGTCGGCATGGTCGGGTTGATCTTCGGCACGACGGCGGGGCTTCTGGTCGCCCGCATCGGCCCGCGCCGGGCCATCGTGGCGGCCCTTGCCGCCGGGGCGGCGATGTCGGCGATCCAGGTGCTGATGCCGGTTTACCCGCTGATGCTGTTTTCCCGCATAGTCGAGGGGGCGTCACATCTGGCCATCGTGGTCGTTGGGCCAACAATGATTGCCACCTTGGCCCCCGAAAAGTCGCGCCCGCTGGCGATGACGCTGTGGTCCAGCTTCTTTGGTGTCACCTATGCCGCGCTTGCGCTGATCGGTCCCTATGCCACGCCGACGGGCCTGTTCCTTGGCCATGCCGCCTATATGGCCGTGTTGGCAGTGGTTCTGGCGCTGACTTTGCCGCCTGATCCAAAGGGTGCCCCGGCCCCCATGCGCAACCTGCTGGCGCAGCATGCCACCATCTATGCCTCACCCCGTCTGGCGGCCCCGGCGATGGGGTTTTGCTGCTACACTTTCCTTTACGTCGCGATCCTGACCCTGCTGCCGCCCGAAACCCCGCTGACCCACAGGGCGCTGATTGCTGCCGGGATGCCGCTGGCGTCGATCCTGGTGTCGCTGACACTGGGCGTCTGGCTCTTGCGGCGTATGTCGGCGGTGCGGTTGGTGCAAGCCGGGTATCTGGTGGCGATCCCGGGCTTTGTGATCCTATGGGCGTTCTGGGGCAATGGCGCGGGGATGATCCTTGGCGGCTTCTGGCTATCGGCGGCGCTTGGCATCGTTCAGGGGGCCAGCTTCGCGTCGATCCCCGAGCTGAACACCAGCGCCGATGACCGCGCCCGCGCCGCCGGGGCGGTGGCCCAGTTGGGCAACCTTGGGACAACGACGGGAACCCCGGTTCTGGCGGCCCTGCTGGCCGCGACGGGCCCCAGCGGACTGACCCTTGCGGCCACGCTGCTCTGCGCGCTTGGCATCTTGCTGCACGCCGTGCAGGCGCGGCGGCGCGGCGCTTTCACCATTTGA